A single region of the Candidatus Dormiibacterota bacterium genome encodes:
- a CDS encoding response regulator transcription factor, translated as MSPGGGRRILLVEDDAETREAVGRVLADDGHHVTSVDRGEAGTRALAGGEIAAVVLDVGLPDGSGFDLCRAWRAAGVRVPVLMLTARTDVSSRVKGLDAGADDYLGKPFALSELRARLRALLRRGADPERRQVLRLGPVTLDFGRRQAFVGKTEVPLTRREIDVLERLAWARGHAVSRADLLEEIWGESTPETAASLEVIVARVRRKLERGDKESLIRTVRGFGYALAGGPGGKTT; from the coding sequence ATGAGCCCCGGAGGCGGGCGGCGCATCCTGCTCGTCGAAGACGACGCCGAGACACGCGAGGCCGTGGGGCGGGTCCTCGCCGACGATGGCCACCACGTGACGAGCGTCGATCGCGGCGAGGCCGGGACCCGTGCCCTCGCGGGCGGCGAAATCGCCGCCGTGGTCCTCGACGTCGGGCTGCCGGACGGGAGCGGATTCGATCTGTGCCGCGCCTGGCGCGCCGCCGGCGTGCGCGTCCCTGTCCTGATGCTGACGGCGCGCACGGACGTCTCGTCTCGCGTCAAGGGACTCGACGCGGGGGCGGACGATTATCTCGGGAAGCCGTTCGCCCTGTCGGAGCTGCGCGCGCGTCTGCGGGCGCTCCTGCGCCGTGGGGCCGACCCGGAGCGGCGGCAGGTGCTGCGGCTGGGCCCGGTGACTCTCGACTTCGGCCGCCGCCAGGCCTTCGTCGGGAAGACCGAGGTCCCGCTGACGCGGCGCGAGATCGACGTGCTCGAGAGGCTCGCCTGGGCCCGCGGTCACGCCGTGTCGCGCGCCGATCTCCTGGAGGAGATCTGGGGAGAGTCCACGCCGGAGACGGCGGCGAGCCTGGAGGTGATCGTCGCCCGCGTGCGCCGGAAGCTCGAGCGGGGGGACAAGGAGTCCCTCATCCGCACGGTTCGCGGCTTC